CCTTGGTTGATAGCCTACTATGCTAACCCTCTCAGTTGAATACCTTTCGTGTTATGGAACCCATTAGACTCTTCCATCTACCAATTTTGTCTTTGTCTTATTAGTTTTGCACTCTTCATTTTGGGGTATCTGGTAGTTTTGACTCCTTTGCTTACTTGACAAAGTTGGTCTATGCTATCTCAAAAAAATGACAGTTTTTCTATGTGTTGCCATTTATGATGTCAATTTCATTTTACCCTCATTTAGCATGTCATGGGTTCCAACTTGTCCTTTACTATGAGAACAGTTCTGTTAGTTTTTCAGCAACAAGTGATACAATGAATTCATTTGGATTATGTTGTTTCTAAATTTACAAGATTCTCTAGTACAAATATTTGAACCATGGTATTCCCATAATATATTTCtagtttttatttaatatgCCTTTCTTctcatccttttttttattactcATCTTTGTGTTATACTCTAGGTTCATCCTGAAGGCAAATATGTTGTCGATATTGGCAAAAATATTGACATTACAAAGATCACTCCATCAACTAGAGTTGCCCTGCGCAATGATAGCTATGTCCTTCATCTAATTTTTCCCAGCAAAGTTGATCCATTGGTCAACCTCATGAAAGTTGAGAAAGTGCCAGATTCCACTTATGACATGATTGGTGGTCTTGACCAGCAGATCAAGGAGATTAAAGAGGTACATATCTTCTCTAtttggttttttatttcattttttcttgatCTGTCTTGTTAACTCAAtctcttaatttcttttatagtaattgtataatttgtttaacTTTGGATCTATTATGCATTAGGTTATTGAGCTTCCTATAAAGCATCCTGAGTTATTTGAGTCTCTTGGAATAGCTCAACCAAAGGTATATTCAGCTTTACGAAGTTCTCCTTCAGTTTATTTAGCATCAATAAAGATCTTGATTGGATTCCTCTTTTATGAATGACAGGGAGTGCTGCTCTATGGACCTCCAGGAACTGGGAAAACATTGTTGGCAAGGGCAGTTGTACATCACACTGATTGTACTTTCATTAGGGTCTCTGGTTCCGAACTAGTGCAGAAATATATTGGAGAAGGTTCTCGAATGGTGAGAGAACTTTTTGTTATGGTCAGGTTAGTTCTTAATTTTGAGAACTCAATGGTAACATATTTCTGATCTATTACCTTAAATTAAATACTGAAGCCATTTCATGGTCAAGGTGTTGTGATAAGTACACTTGAATTGGCTTTCTGTAGGAGATGAAGTGTGAGAGAGTTCATAATGGATCTAGAATCTTGATACAATATTGAAATGtggaaaacaaacaaacaagaaacaacaaataaacaaaagataaaggatagaaaatcaaaacacaagataaaaattaattggCAACAATAGCTATAGAAAGCTAAATCCTCCGATTAATTGAACCAAATTAAGCACCTAACCTATAAGATGAACCCGGAAGATGAATGATTTCCTCTTGCAAGCAATCTATCAAGTAACATCAAGCAACAATGGCCTTATTCCCTAACTCTCTCAAGAGAATCGTTATTCAAGTGAATATTCATATCATCCAACATAATCTACCTAATAAAATGACATAATGTAGTATTTATACTAGACTAGGCTAAGACTAAAGACTAATGATTGttattacaaaaatatccttaatgaATTAATGATCTTTTTAAGTCTTCTTATTCAAGAGGCTTGCATTTAAAGAATGGCCAATTTGCATTCATAGCCTCTTTCTCCCACTCCGAGTAGTCTTTTCTGTGGAGCCTTGTACTTCTACTTTAATATGGTCTTGAGCTTCAACTCTTTATTCCAAGATTTTGATTAGACTTGGGTTGCATCATtctctttttcttgaaaatgatttGTCCGAACCTTGCAAAACCATTAGGAAGACATGCTACAACAAGGACCTCATAGTATGAGGGTTAGTACAAGAGGTTAACAAATCTACCAACATGCGAAGGATGCACAAACTTGTGATATAGTCAAGCATCAACTATTCTCCTGAAGGACAAGCTTCCACGTGAAGCACTTAGAACTTGGCTAGTCCAAGATTGTACTGTGACAGACTCATACATATTCAAAAGGTTAGGGAGGTCAAAAGGAAAGATTATCTACCCATCTTGGTCAAGAGAACAACCAAATACTCCAGTAAGTTCCCTTCCCACTTAAGATTTGACCTTAGTACAAGTACTAGCATAATCATATGCAACTAGATAATATAAAAAGGTGTCACGCAAATAACTTCATTCAAAGTGTCCTCATATGTAAGCTCACTATTAGAGTCACGAACACCATTAAGCACCATCAAGAATTGGGACACTCAAAGAAGAAGTAACAACTTGAAAGAAAGTATCACCTTCTTTCTCAACATTCCATAGTGGGTTATCATACAAGTTATAATCTTCAAGTAGAGCTACATCACCATCATTTTTAACACCAGTAGACACTACACTAGGAGTGATCTCATCATCATGACCAACTTGATGAACACCATCACTAACTTGAGGCTCATTAATCACTCCTCAAATAGTGGACTAACATTACAAGTAAGTTGATTAGCACAAGTGTGACATGATAATGCACAATCATTCAAAATACACTAACATTGCAAGTACAGTGCCATGATCATTCCAGTTCTCTTTCCAGAAGGAGATTCTGTCCCACCTTCCAACTTTGACCTTTGTGTTGGCATTGAGTATCAACCATAGATTCCCAATGGATCTCCAAACCCCGACTCCATATGTGGTAATTGCTTCATTTGAGCACCATTGTTCCTCATGTccatatatatgaaaaattacttCCTTCCATAAAGCGTGATCTTCTTGGTTATACCTCCAAAGCCACTTCATGATCAGACTTTTATTTTGAAGCTCTTGGTTTCTCATTCCCAAACCACCAGACTCCTGCTATGTTGGACTATAACCCACTTCACCAAGTTGAAGCTTTTCTCAGTTTTGTTCCCTTGCCACAAAAAGTTCCTTCTTAGCTTGTCTAGAATCTTAACCACTTTCCAGGTATGGGGAAGAGAGACATTATAAATGTTGGTAGGTAGTCCAATACCGAGTTAATTAATGTAACTCTCCCTCCCAATGACAAGTACTGTGATTTCCACAAAGCCAGCTTTTTCTCAGTCTTTTCAATTATCCCATCCCAAATGCGGAGTGTGCTTTATGCTTAGCACCCAATGGCATACCTAAATAGAttgtggggagtttctctaTCTTGCATTTCAGGATATCTGCTAGAATCTGTATCTCCTGCACTTCATTGACCGGAAAAATGCTGCTCTTTCTCCGGTTCACTCTCAACCCTGAGCATGCCTCAAAAACCACCAGTATTACCCTGAGGTATCTACGCCCATCGGAGATGGTTTTTCAGTTCAGTTTCCTCTTCCATCTCGATCCACTTGCCACATCTCTCTCCTATCTTCTTCATTATCGAGCTAGACCACAGATGGAGGGGCAGCCCTAGACTGTTAATCCAGAACCAATCAAACTTGTGGCCCTTTGGGAAGGACCTTACTGTTGGGGACCACCACTGCTAGTTTAGATGATCTCCTTTTCTTCTCCATTCGCCTATCAGAACATGTTCAACTTCCTTCCTTGATTGGAACTCGAACAAGAAAGTTACTCTGTTTATGTCATAGATTAGAACTCCCTGAGCTCCTTTCCAGGTTTGGTGCGCCCATCTTCTTACGTCAGATCTGGTTGGAGCATCTCCCTTACTAGAAAAATGCCCCACTAGGCATCTGCTTAGCAAATCTGCATCAGCCAGTTGAGCTCTGGCCTTTATCACTTCTTCCCCGGCAACTTCAATCATCTCTGTGGAGgcctttgtttctttttgcgttcatttttatttttttccagcATTTTCTTGTATCTGCCTTTCTCTCTGTTTGTAGCATGAGCTACCTCCCTTGTGTATTTAAACACCTTTGTGGTGGTTGGGTCTTTATTAATGAAAGAATTTATTTTGTCTGCTAAAAGCTCCCACCCCTCATTGAATGAATTTTCTGGTAGTATAATAACTCCCCTCTCCCTTCCTTTACCGGTTATTAATGATACAAATCTGTCGTACATATTGGACTTCAAAGACTGGAAAATATTAGTGACAAAGTCTCTACCTTTCCAGGTTTAATGTGTTTCCTTTGATTCTTAATGCTTCGCCAAGTCTTCTACAGATCCATATGAGAGCCCCCTTGCTCAGAATCATTCTCCTCATTTGGTATCCACTCTCTACCCAGTCATACCATGTTTCTACTTTTGATCTCGACCCGGTGATGTCGTATGACTTCCCCCTTGATCAGAAATGAATTATGTTGTCCATACTGTCTGTGAGGGTCAGAATgtctaaaaaaacataaaaaaaatggagaaaagagATTTTCGGTGGAGCAGTTTCACCGGAATGAGATTCCCAAAGTCCAGAAGGGATTTCAGGAAAGTGCCTGAGAGCATTTTTAAAGTTGAGTAAATTTATAAGTGCATGAGGAAAGTGCCTCTATTTCTTGGTCATATTGCTTGCTTACTAAGAACTAGtaaatttttctataaaaatctTGTTGAATTAAAATGCAAAGCAACTCCGTAAATACGTGTTGTTGAAAGTGGGTGGTGATGCCTTCATATATTTgcttaaaataatttgaatgtaTCCAgtttattacttattttaggGAAAGAGTACATGATCAGACACATGGTAGAGAATAAATATGTTTCACTTCTTTATTTAAGATTGAtttatgttgatttttttttaaaaaaaatgattgactacattttttttctaacaattgtttttattaatataaattatatatatccaggtagttctattttatttttatcaaacttaaaatatttatttatatcttcaaatatcttaaatttatcaaataataatttattttatctagATTGAAGgtttttctaatattttgttaatgtaaaacttaattactattttatttgaattataatatttattgtgtttatatatatatatatatatatatatatatatatatatagatgcttAAAAACAAATAGTCTTAAATCATTCCGTGTCCAGACCTAAAGACAAGATCTTAACTCATTCAAATGTGCATTCGAATTTGGACATCTTAATctttaatgaaaacaaatgggGACTAAGGCTTAAGACTAATGATAGttattacaaaaatacccttaatgAATTAAGGGGTCGATTGGTACAAACATAGATAACGCAGGGATTAGTAAATGCACGAATTAGCAATtcagggattagtaatgcagagattattttttatcaagtgtttggttcattgtttcccacttaatcttgtgtttgatttagaactctacaaaaaaattctttccTATTATACTGTTGTCTTATTATGAGATtgtttatttcatgtaattggATCAAGGTAGATAACCGCcggacaatattattattttttgtaggattttctatttcatttaaaatacaaatatataaaattgttattaattttgaagTGTGATGTACCACTACGGAGATCCTTGATGGCATagtgtatttctaattttttgttggtCAAATATATCTTAAACTTAACATAGATTTAAGGCTACTTAAGTTGTTCAATACCTAaagcttattaaaaaaataaatagttcaaGTGGTTAATCGACAAACTacattgaataattttttttaaaaaaaaatggagaaagaaaATATCAGTGAAATCATGAAATTGCACTAAACGGATTTGGAGAATTACAAAGAACATTTATAACCAttccaatataaataaaaaggaaatcaaattacaaaagaaatttagGAAAGTGAATAAGGGGAAAATTAAGTCATTTAGTAGGGGTCTTATCCCAGGATTGTAAAACCTTGGATTAGTTATCCCTCCAATTCCTAGTCTTAAAATAAGACCATATATGGTGTATAACTAATCAATGGATTGTTAAATAACgtaaccaaacaatgtattaGATGGACTAAATTTTAATCCATGGACTATTCTAATTAATACCGCCTACTAAACGGGTCCTAAGAGTCTTCTTATTCAAGAGGCTTGCATTTCAAGAATAGCCACTTTGCATTCTTAACCTCTTTCTCCCTACTCCGAGTAGTCTTCCACGTGGAGCCTTGTACTTCTATTTTGGTATGTTCTTGAGCCTCGACTCTTCATTCCAAGTTTTTGATGAAACTCGGCTTGCATCAATCAATTCTAGATAAAGTTCCTGCTTCCTGGAGATGCTTGACATATTATTGGGATATTAAGATCTTATGATTTACGCAGGTAAGCCACCAACACCCCAACTGGACGAAGTATGACTTATAAGTCCTAAATACTAATATTctcttaattataatattattaggTAATTTTTTCCCTCTATGAATTAGATTTTGTGGAGTTAAATCTTTTGTAACATTTGTTGCCTACAATTTTGGACTTTGAGTTGATATCGATCATCCCAAGCTATCCACATATTTCTAGCCTACCAGTCATGTTTCTTTTTGGTTTATCGGAAACAGCCTACTTACCCCACAAAGGCAGGGTTAAGGTCTGTGTACGCGGTACATCCTATCCTCTCTAGTCTCCagaacccacttgtgaaattatACTAGGTACGAATGTTGTTGTAGTCACATTTCTTTCTGGTTTAACTATCTAGTATCTGAAAGCACCGTCTGTTGACCCGACTAATCCAGATTGGCGTCATGTAGGACTGATGTAAGGGGAGAAGTTCCATACCACGGCTTTCTCCCTGATTTTATTTTGAGACCTTTGGGTTATAAGAGGGAAGGGATCCTATTGTGGTGGTTACCAGTCATGTTGGAGATCAATTAACCTGATTTAACGAGTATTGCAAGAAAATAGGATTCATATTGATCTCCAAATGCATGCTATTGGGATGGGATGGCTCCAACTAGCTCTCTGATTTTAGACTCTTTTTTTGACAACCTTAACCTAATAGAAGACTGATTATATCTTGCTAGAAATAATGGTTCTATTAAGGGCACaaggtgtgtgtgtgtgggggaaTCTTGTTCCTTCCTGCAAATGTTTCCCCTTTTGTTATATGGTCTATGGATCAAcctgtttcaattttttctttggtgCTAATGCCCTGGCATTGTTTTAACTTCAGGGAACATGCTCCTTCTATCATTTTTATGGATGAGATAGACAGCATTGGATCTGCTAGGATGGAATCAGGGAGTGGCAATGGTGACAGTGAAGTGCAGAGGACAATGCTTGAACTTCTCAATCAGCTTGATGGATTTGAGGCATCAAACAAAATCAAGGCAAGCTCAGCGTGCTGTTTCAATTGTATATTGCTTGGGTATTAACTTTATTGATGTGAGTGGTTGGAGCTGAGACAAGATTTACTTTTGCTTCAGAATCTGATGGCCACAAACCGCATAGATATTCTAGATCAAGCACTCCTTAGACCAGGAAGGATAGACAGGAAGATTGAATTTCCAAATCCCAATGAAGAGGTCTGTTCTTCGTATAGTTTTTAATATGTAATTAAGCTGGTCAATTCTTTTACTTCATACACTCTTGGGTTGCTCATTTTGATTGCTTGTGCTTGTTGATTTATGTGCTGAGTTGTAGCCGTTATGTTTGACTTGAAGCAACCTGTAGTCGTCATCCTTCTCTGCTTCCTAATTGGAGCGACTGAACCTCTTTGCTTCATCCTTTAGTTATCATTTTAGAATGTGCTGATGATTGTTCCCAATCAACTTATCTTTTGATCACTGTGCAGTCTCGTCAGGACATTTTGAAGATTCATTCGAGGAAGATGAACTTGATGCGGGGGATTGATTTGAAGAAGATTGCTGAGAAGATGAGCGGTGCTTCTGGGGCTGAACTTAAGGTATGGTGATAGCATGCACTTTCTGCTATACTATAGCAAATGAAATTCACGTGCATCTTGAGTGGCCTATTTAGCTTACCAGTTAAAACTTCTGATCTAATGTGATGAACTAATCTCACCTGTTCCTTGATCCTCCACATGAGTTGATGTGAATCAAAATGGCATTTCTTGCTATGTTATATTTTTGCTTGTTCTTGATCTATTCTTTCTAGCTACTATTTGCAGGCCGTATGTACGGAAGCAGGAATGTTTTCTCTAAGAGAGAGGAGGCTGCATGTGACGCAAGAAGATTTTGAGATGGTTGTTGCTAAAGTAATGAAGAAAGAGACTGAGAGAAACATGTCACTGCGAAAGCTATGGAAGTAGATGATGGTCGATATGAAGGACCTGAAACGCATACACATCTGAGTTGATTGTCTATAATTACTATTGTTCTTGGAACTTTTATTTGACCCCAGGAGCTTACGACTTGCCCTTGGTATTTTCATGTTTCTCAGTAAGCTGTTTCATTTTCTTTGGCCGTATGGGGCATTCACAGCTGTAATTCAAAAATGTTAAGTGTTTTTCCGCGCAGCTTTAGTATTTGACTCCCGGCTTCTAACTTTTATTCATGTTTATTGACATGCTATACTTTTTCGGGTCTTCCTTGAAAGCCCTGCCTAGGAGTTGTACTTGTATTctgttcatttttttaatttatatgacagtTTCATTATagactggtagaaaaatatagagaaaggaagagagacctaCACATGGTATTCATTGACCTCgaaaaggcctatgacaaagtaccgaggaaggtcctctggaggtgcttggaggctaaaggtgtcccgatgatttatattagggcgataaaggacatgtatggtggagccaagactcgggttagGACGGTTGGAGGAGACTCGGAACACTTTCCAGTTGAGATGGGGTTGCATCAGGGATCAGTCCTTAGCCCTTTTCTATTTGCTGTGGTGATGGATGAGTTGACGCGGTCTATNctaccctccccagaccccacttagtgggatttcactgggtatgttgttgttgtttcattATACATGAAGTTTAATAAGGAGAAAAAGACTTGTGAAACTTGTGGCGTCTATTGTGGCTATGCAAGTCCTGAAATTTTGTTATCTTAAATGTGTTTTAACATTTATGTGGCTATAAAAGTTTGGAATTTTACATAATTGAATTCTTTTACACTAATTATTACCCTTTTTGTAGGTACCTTTTTTAATTACTGTATATAGCATATTTTTCCTTCAATAACTTCCCTTTTTCACTTTCTGTATCATTTGGGTTGGTTAAAGCTCATTCCGGTGATGATCTGGTTGTGATAATTCATTGGAGAAGAAAAGGtgaaattctaaaaaaatgt
The DNA window shown above is from Solanum stenotomum isolate F172 chromosome 6, ASM1918654v1, whole genome shotgun sequence and carries:
- the LOC125868565 gene encoding 26S proteasome regulatory subunit 8 homolog A, with amino-acid sequence MRMLKEELQLLQEPRSYVGEVVKVMGKSKVLVKVHPEGKYVVDIGKNIDITKITPSTRVALRNDSYVLHLIFPSKVDPLVNLMKVEKVPDSTYDMIGGLDQQIKEIKEVIELPIKHPELFESLGIAQPKGVLLYGPPGTGKTLLARAVVHHTDCTFIRVSGSELVQKYIGEGSRMVRELFVMVREHAPSIIFMDEIDSIGSARMESGSGNGDSEVQRTMLELLNQLDGFEASNKIKNLMATNRIDILDQALLRPGRIDRKIEFPNPNEESRQDILKIHSRKMNLMRGIDLKKIAEKMSGASGAELKAVCTEAGMFSLRERRLHVTQEDFEMVVAKVMKKETERNMSLRKLWK